The following coding sequences lie in one Pontibacter sp. G13 genomic window:
- a CDS encoding toprim domain-containing protein — protein sequence MEAFSMNRQTILQHVSSYEILNHFLRPYHRKGYLRQGQHISNPFLKRQQETPSFNIYLHKSSGEWRFKDFSTADEGSAFDLVMTLMGCSFPTALSIINREFQLNLGRRMEEGAPKYQLPINPEGPLPDSALTCIRDRTFELSIKSWELSEAAWWLGYGITPEILNTFGVHSAMSYTAFDKQGKAYTITGKKRDPIFAIEAGPFAYKLYRPNSKRFKYTWVGSKPDPYVFGWDQLPDDGQAVVLTGGEKDVMTLYALGIPAISLNSETAHIPTDTIRELKKRFEHIAVLYDQDEVGIRSGKQLAKLHDLRWVSLPPMDHLQGHTDISDYVRHRYDRQLLRTSWEHARIMA from the coding sequence ATGGAAGCCTTTAGCATGAACCGTCAGACCATTTTGCAACATGTGAGCAGCTATGAGATCCTGAATCATTTCCTGCGTCCCTACCACAGGAAAGGATACCTCAGACAAGGCCAGCACATCAGCAATCCATTTCTCAAAAGACAGCAAGAGACGCCTTCCTTCAATATCTACTTGCACAAATCTTCAGGGGAATGGCGCTTCAAGGATTTTTCCACAGCTGATGAGGGCAGTGCATTCGATCTGGTGATGACCTTGATGGGGTGCTCGTTTCCAACGGCCTTGTCCATCATCAATCGGGAGTTTCAGCTGAATTTGGGAAGACGCATGGAAGAAGGCGCCCCGAAATATCAGCTTCCCATCAATCCCGAAGGGCCTCTCCCGGATTCAGCATTGACCTGTATCCGGGACCGCACCTTTGAGCTGAGCATCAAATCATGGGAATTGTCAGAAGCCGCTTGGTGGTTGGGGTATGGGATCACTCCTGAAATTCTCAACACGTTCGGCGTGCATTCCGCGATGTCCTACACGGCATTTGACAAGCAGGGCAAGGCCTACACCATCACAGGTAAAAAGCGCGATCCGATTTTTGCCATCGAGGCAGGACCTTTTGCCTACAAACTCTATCGTCCCAACTCCAAACGTTTCAAATACACGTGGGTGGGGAGCAAACCCGATCCCTATGTGTTTGGATGGGATCAATTACCTGACGACGGCCAAGCAGTGGTGCTGACTGGCGGTGAAAAGGACGTGATGACCCTTTATGCGCTGGGAATCCCTGCCATTTCCCTAAACAGCGAGACAGCCCATATTCCCACTGATACGATTCGAGAATTGAAAAAACGATTCGAGCATATCGCAGTCCTGTACGATCAGGATGAGGTAGGAATCCGAAGTGGGAAACAACTTGCCAAGCTTCATGATTTGCGATGGGTTTCGCTCCCTCCAATGGATCATTTGCAGGGGCACACCGACATCAGTGACTATGTACGCCATCGATACGATCGGCAGTTACTCCGCACAAGTTGGGAGCATGCACGGATCATGGCATAA
- a CDS encoding tetratricopeptide repeat protein, with translation MGKLTPTSPADRERAIELMAEAFHSPDEQTASRLAQEALKTDPNNADIYVYLGNESESPEEAMDWYQKGVEVGKALIEDRMDQLAGHMWMEPEARPYLRALYALADFNGFQGEIDKAIGMFEELLKLNPMDNQGARYDLLQLYFQQDQIEDATRLMKQFEDDQSADWKYGAAILSYLNAPEDSGTAGAWKEAVAFNPHVLGFLTGEKEPPAGLPMDYAPGSEEEAVLYVARIFPLLLSKPMILRFFLDDLGVN, from the coding sequence ATGGGTAAACTGACCCCAACCTCCCCAGCCGATCGGGAACGCGCGATCGAATTGATGGCCGAAGCATTTCACTCTCCGGATGAGCAAACCGCCAGTCGACTCGCACAGGAAGCATTGAAGACAGATCCCAACAACGCAGATATCTATGTGTATCTCGGCAACGAATCCGAATCTCCGGAGGAGGCAATGGATTGGTACCAAAAAGGAGTTGAAGTCGGCAAAGCGCTGATTGAAGATCGAATGGACCAATTGGCTGGCCATATGTGGATGGAACCCGAGGCTCGTCCCTACCTGCGTGCGCTGTATGCCCTAGCGGATTTTAATGGATTTCAAGGGGAAATAGACAAGGCGATCGGGATGTTCGAAGAGTTGCTCAAACTCAATCCCATGGACAACCAAGGGGCCAGATACGATCTACTCCAACTATATTTCCAACAAGATCAAATCGAGGATGCCACGCGGTTGATGAAGCAGTTCGAGGACGACCAATCTGCAGATTGGAAGTACGGTGCTGCCATTTTGTCCTATCTCAATGCCCCAGAAGACTCCGGCACAGCAGGTGCATGGAAGGAAGCAGTGGCCTTCAATCCACATGTCCTCGGGTTCTTGACGGGCGAAAAGGAGCCCCCAGCGGGTTTGCCCATGGACTATGCCCCAGGGTCCGAAGAAGAAGCAGTATTGTACGTCGCAAGGATCTTTCCGCTGCTGTTGAGCAAGCCGATGATTTTGCGGTTCTTCCTAGATGATTTGGGAGTAAACTAA
- a CDS encoding Bax inhibitor-1/YccA family protein — translation MRGFDNFQNASVREREFVESGSARLFMRQVFTNMSLGLLITALSAYFVATNQALMTFFYSGITRYVVMFAPLIFVIVLASRIHKMSFTNASLTFAAYSLVNGISLAFIFWMFEMSGIVQTFAVTAGTFGAMALIGWTSKMDLSRIGSVLWMALIGLIIASVVNVFLGSPMMDFIISGAGVLIFSGLTAWDVQKLLRIGAHADPESDSTRKVALMGALTLYLDFINLFLFLLRFFGGGRD, via the coding sequence ATGAGAGGATTTGATAATTTTCAGAATGCATCCGTCCGGGAACGAGAATTCGTTGAGTCCGGCTCCGCACGGCTGTTTATGCGTCAGGTATTCACCAATATGTCGTTGGGGCTACTGATTACGGCTCTTTCCGCGTATTTCGTGGCGACCAACCAGGCCCTGATGACCTTTTTCTATTCCGGCATCACCCGGTATGTCGTGATGTTCGCACCATTGATCTTTGTCATAGTGCTTGCTTCGCGGATCCATAAAATGTCCTTCACCAATGCGAGTTTGACATTTGCAGCCTACTCGCTCGTGAATGGTATCAGCTTGGCCTTCATTTTCTGGATGTTCGAGATGTCTGGTATCGTTCAGACCTTTGCTGTTACTGCCGGTACATTCGGAGCCATGGCCCTGATCGGCTGGACAAGCAAAATGGATTTGAGCCGAATCGGTTCTGTACTTTGGATGGCCCTGATCGGATTGATCATCGCAAGTGTCGTGAACGTCTTCCTTGGATCACCCATGATGGATTTCATCATCTCCGGTGCAGGGGTTCTGATTTTCTCTGGCTTGACTGCATGGGATGTACAGAAGTTGCTCCGTATCGGTGCCCATGCTGACCCAGAATCCGACAGCACACGCAAAGTGGCCTTGATGGGCGCTTTGACCTTGTACTTGGACTTCATCAACCTGTTCTTGTTCTTGCTCCGCTTCTTCGGCGGCGGTCGGGACTAA
- a CDS encoding response regulator, whose translation MNILLVEDNPGDVRLTEEALKEGDFYHELELNVVTDGDDALQYLNRVGKYSDITLPDIIFLDLNLPKRDGREVLAEIKQNPILKMIPVVVLTTSEAEQDILNSYELHANCYITKPVDINRFIDVIKSIENFWFHVVKLPSMKH comes from the coding sequence ATGAATATACTACTGGTAGAAGATAATCCGGGAGATGTACGCTTGACCGAGGAAGCACTCAAGGAAGGGGACTTCTATCACGAATTGGAACTCAATGTGGTCACCGACGGAGATGACGCGCTACAGTATCTGAACCGAGTCGGAAAATATAGCGACATTACCCTTCCCGATATCATTTTTCTGGATTTGAATCTCCCCAAACGGGATGGCCGCGAGGTACTGGCGGAGATCAAGCAAAATCCCATCTTGAAAATGATTCCGGTTGTAGTCTTGACCACATCCGAAGCTGAACAGGACATCTTGAACAGTTACGAGTTGCATGCCAACTGCTACATCACCAAACCTGTGGACATCAATCGATTCATCGATGTCATCAAAAGCATCGAGAACTTCTGGTTCCACGTGGTGAAATTACCCTCAATGAAACACTAG
- a CDS encoding response regulator — protein sequence MRTRPYHILLIEDHDPDARLIQLYLDQEGSLLKDNLAGYRLFRETSLEKGLKLLETQQVDVVFLDLGLPDSQGLETFDTFNFHHRELPVIVLTGQTDFENTLGLDAVSRGAQDFISKEIMSGPVLVKAMRYAMERSRLNRELKRAQDIAKLASWKYLFDTEQFDCSKLMMNWLDLNTSNRASGWERFLSAIHPDDRMRVDQAIMMAIDEQAEFSLEHRLLLPDGFVMFVRTRGVYEVGEFGKYPVLVGSTQDLTHQIQMEQLAKEHELAIREAELRREFLAKTSHEIRTPLNPIMLLTHMLLKTELTEQQTQYLKTINTAGKTLLAVVNDILDLSKIEAGKIDFSSHPFKLAEIVDSIQNMLRPSVDRKGLRFSIQVDEKIPEELIGDSARLTQVIMNLCNNAIKFTEQGFVEVMIQKIKDTTGGIKLRIEVSDSGIGIPLDKQRDIFESFHQLDSPINIRQGGTGLGLSIVKQLVMLQGGEVGLESTPKVGSTFWFELTFALEPPKTEHRDNGVDINGEDLKGMRVLLVEDNPLNQFVTQKLLGDWGVESVVANNGKEGVELLQSETFDLVLMDVQMPEMDGYEATRFIRRNFAAPLNNIPIIALTANAFTGSDDECLKAGMNDYVSKPIELKILYSKLHQYSP from the coding sequence TTGCGTACACGCCCTTACCACATACTGCTCATCGAAGATCACGATCCGGACGCACGTCTGATCCAATTGTATCTCGATCAAGAAGGGAGCCTCCTCAAAGACAATTTGGCGGGCTACCGCCTCTTTCGTGAAACGAGTCTGGAGAAAGGCCTGAAACTGCTGGAAACCCAACAGGTGGATGTTGTATTCCTCGATTTGGGACTTCCCGACAGTCAAGGTCTCGAAACCTTCGACACCTTCAACTTCCATCACCGGGAGCTGCCTGTCATTGTCCTCACGGGTCAAACTGACTTCGAAAACACACTGGGGCTTGATGCAGTCAGTCGCGGAGCGCAGGATTTTATCTCCAAGGAGATTATGTCCGGTCCCGTTTTGGTCAAAGCGATGCGGTATGCGATGGAGCGGAGTCGCCTGAATCGGGAACTCAAGCGTGCACAGGATATCGCCAAGCTTGCCTCCTGGAAGTATCTGTTCGATACAGAGCAGTTCGATTGCTCCAAGCTCATGATGAATTGGCTGGACCTCAATACCAGCAATCGGGCTTCCGGTTGGGAACGATTCCTGTCGGCTATCCATCCAGATGACCGTATGCGCGTGGACCAAGCCATCATGATGGCCATCGACGAGCAGGCCGAGTTTTCACTGGAACACCGCCTACTGTTACCGGACGGTTTCGTCATGTTTGTGCGGACGCGGGGCGTATATGAAGTTGGGGAATTCGGTAAATATCCCGTGCTAGTGGGTTCCACGCAGGATCTCACGCATCAGATCCAGATGGAGCAATTGGCCAAAGAACACGAATTGGCCATCCGGGAAGCGGAGCTTAGACGAGAATTCCTCGCCAAAACCTCCCACGAGATTCGGACGCCCCTGAATCCGATCATGCTGCTCACCCACATGTTGCTCAAGACCGAACTGACCGAGCAGCAAACCCAATATCTCAAGACCATCAATACTGCCGGTAAGACCTTGCTTGCAGTAGTCAATGATATCCTGGATCTCTCCAAGATCGAGGCAGGAAAAATAGACTTCAGTAGCCACCCTTTCAAGCTGGCGGAGATTGTCGATTCTATCCAAAATATGCTCCGGCCTTCTGTGGATCGCAAAGGGCTGAGATTCTCTATTCAGGTTGACGAAAAGATTCCAGAAGAATTAATCGGGGATTCTGCGCGATTGACTCAGGTGATCATGAACCTGTGCAACAATGCCATCAAGTTCACCGAGCAGGGATTTGTGGAAGTAATGATCCAAAAGATCAAGGATACCACAGGGGGCATCAAGCTCCGAATCGAGGTATCAGATTCCGGAATCGGCATTCCCTTGGACAAGCAACGGGACATCTTCGAGAGTTTCCACCAGCTGGACAGTCCCATCAATATCCGTCAAGGAGGTACTGGCCTCGGGCTGAGCATCGTCAAGCAATTGGTCATGCTACAAGGCGGGGAAGTAGGGCTGGAAAGTACTCCCAAGGTAGGCTCTACATTCTGGTTTGAACTGACTTTTGCATTGGAACCTCCCAAGACCGAGCACAGAGACAACGGAGTAGATATCAATGGCGAGGACCTCAAGGGCATGCGTGTGCTGCTGGTTGAGGACAATCCTCTGAATCAATTCGTGACCCAGAAGTTGTTGGGAGATTGGGGCGTGGAAAGCGTAGTCGCCAACAATGGGAAAGAGGGCGTAGAGCTGCTTCAGAGCGAAACCTTCGACTTGGTGCTGATGGATGTGCAAATGCCGGAAATGGATGGCTATGAAGCCACGAGGTTCATCCGGAGGAATTTTGCGGCTCCGCTCAACAACATTCCGATTATCGCTTTGACTGCGAATGCCTTTACGGGAAGTGATGACGAATGCCTCAAAGCGGGGATGAATGATTATGTTTCGAAGCCGATCGAATTGAAGATACTCTATAGCAAACTTCATCAATATAGTCCGTAA
- a CDS encoding Hpt domain-containing protein, whose translation MSNTQYIDLSLLSTTVGGASEIIKQTILMFLENAPKDMETMNAALAGEDFKKLRDTAHKHKSSAAYMGIHPVVSACETLQNIYETNGDFSRFPDLVKTIIEGTEHAIPELQEAMNNL comes from the coding sequence ATGTCAAATACCCAGTATATCGACCTCTCGCTACTATCTACCACCGTTGGCGGCGCTTCCGAAATCATCAAGCAGACCATCTTGATGTTTCTCGAAAATGCGCCCAAGGACATGGAGACGATGAATGCCGCTCTCGCAGGCGAAGATTTCAAAAAGCTCCGCGACACTGCCCACAAGCACAAATCTTCCGCTGCATACATGGGCATCCACCCGGTCGTTTCGGCTTGCGAAACCCTCCAGAACATCTACGAAACCAATGGAGATTTTTCGAGATTCCCAGATCTCGTCAAGACCATCATCGAAGGGACCGAGCATGCCATCCCCGAACTTCAGGAAGCCATGAACAACCTCTAG
- a CDS encoding prolyl oligopeptidase family serine peptidase, with the protein MTQDFLYTTPAGNELPITLYGASHYGSGPCVLYVHGFKGFKDWGFVPYVGERFAESGIAFVAFNFSHNGIGADMQQFTETEKFAQNSYSLEVSEVAAMIHAVVHTDLLGSHLTGKLGLLGHSRGGGVALLSAAQSRDVDAVTTWASISTIERYDKDILKKWKAQGHHEVKNSRTGQVFQLGMDLYKDITQKGQDELNILQAAQNLHKPLLVIHGQQDESVPFFEGEQINIFAEPTLTSFQLIPGGSHTFGATHPFSESTSALDNAVASTIAFFEEHLA; encoded by the coding sequence ATGACCCAAGACTTCCTCTATACAACTCCTGCGGGAAACGAGCTTCCCATCACCCTCTATGGCGCCTCACACTACGGGAGCGGCCCATGCGTCCTGTATGTACATGGATTCAAAGGATTCAAGGATTGGGGATTTGTGCCCTATGTGGGCGAGCGATTTGCAGAAAGTGGGATTGCTTTCGTGGCTTTCAACTTTTCGCACAACGGGATTGGCGCAGACATGCAGCAATTTACCGAAACCGAAAAGTTTGCCCAGAATTCCTATTCCCTCGAAGTATCGGAAGTCGCAGCCATGATCCATGCGGTAGTCCATACCGACTTGCTGGGTAGCCACCTCACTGGCAAATTGGGGTTACTGGGCCATAGCCGTGGCGGAGGAGTCGCCCTCCTGAGTGCTGCACAATCCCGAGATGTAGACGCTGTCACGACTTGGGCTTCAATCTCCACCATTGAGCGATACGACAAGGACATCCTCAAAAAGTGGAAGGCTCAAGGGCATCACGAAGTGAAGAATTCCCGCACAGGTCAAGTCTTCCAACTGGGCATGGATCTCTACAAGGATATCACCCAAAAAGGCCAAGACGAGCTCAATATCCTCCAAGCAGCCCAAAACCTCCACAAACCCCTATTGGTGATTCACGGTCAACAAGATGAGTCCGTTCCCTTCTTTGAAGGCGAGCAAATCAATATCTTTGCAGAACCGACTCTCACTTCCTTTCAATTGATTCCGGGTGGAAGCCATACCTTTGGTGCCACTCACCCATTCAGCGAATCCACTTCCGCACTGGACAATGCAGTGGCGAGTACGATCGCATTCTTCGAGGAACATCTTGCATGA
- the holA gene encoding DNA polymerase III subunit delta, whose translation MTANQLIQSIQQGQLAPVYYLHGAEDYFIDKIAQALMADGAVLHPHEVDFNREVFVGPETKASQVINACRSFPVMAQRRLVVIKEAHRMPKPEMEKVGAYLQQPVPSTVLVLLFKDPRAALGKKVVAGLTQAGGIDFHAKRMYDRDVVQWVDGFIRDSGFDAEPGIGNILVTNLGTNLGLIENELEKIFINLRIIKQTHLSKEFLFEMINIDKDFNVFELIGAISKRNAPRAHMIADRLTRNPKINPPTLMVSALYQFFHQVAMVHQLKFKDPNSIKNGMKVNYYQAQDYLAGAKTYPKAIVYRNIGFLEHADLQLKGQIQTSMEAPHIIKTLVWRIMN comes from the coding sequence ATGACGGCTAACCAGCTCATCCAATCCATCCAGCAAGGGCAACTCGCCCCCGTCTACTATCTGCACGGTGCAGAAGACTATTTCATCGACAAGATCGCACAGGCGCTCATGGCCGATGGGGCAGTGCTGCACCCCCATGAGGTGGATTTTAACCGGGAAGTATTTGTCGGTCCAGAAACCAAGGCCAGCCAAGTCATCAATGCCTGCCGGAGTTTTCCGGTCATGGCTCAGCGGAGGCTCGTCGTGATCAAGGAGGCTCATCGGATGCCGAAACCCGAGATGGAGAAGGTGGGTGCCTATCTACAGCAACCCGTGCCTTCGACTGTGCTGGTTTTACTATTCAAAGATCCGAGAGCGGCTTTGGGCAAAAAGGTGGTAGCCGGATTGACCCAGGCAGGGGGAATCGATTTTCATGCCAAGCGCATGTACGATCGGGATGTCGTCCAATGGGTAGATGGATTCATTCGGGATAGCGGATTTGATGCAGAGCCCGGAATCGGGAATATCCTCGTGACCAACCTCGGAACCAATCTAGGGCTGATCGAGAACGAACTGGAGAAAATCTTCATCAATCTCCGCATCATCAAGCAAACCCATCTCAGCAAGGAATTCCTGTTTGAGATGATCAATATCGACAAGGACTTCAATGTGTTTGAGCTCATCGGAGCCATCTCCAAGCGGAATGCCCCCCGAGCACACATGATCGCGGACCGATTGACCCGCAACCCCAAGATCAATCCTCCCACGCTCATGGTCAGTGCGCTGTACCAGTTTTTTCACCAAGTGGCGATGGTCCATCAGCTCAAGTTCAAGGACCCCAATTCCATCAAGAATGGCATGAAGGTGAACTACTATCAAGCGCAGGACTACCTCGCGGGAGCCAAAACCTACCCCAAGGCCATCGTCTATCGAAATATCGGATTCCTTGAGCATGCCGACCTGCAACTCAAAGGTCAGATCCAGACCAGCATGGAAGCCCCGCATATCATCAAGACCCTTGTCTGGCGAATCATGAATTAA
- a CDS encoding TerC family protein: MEAFVAFTTVAGLMSLFTLTLMEIVLGIDNIVFISIVAGKLPKAQQPRARSIGLLMALAFRIMLLFTITWLVGLTEPLFTFDLFGLLEEPLGIGVKDLILIGGGLFLIAKSVSEMHHKLEGAEEEHKDSKAAKSMTSVILQIVMVDIVFSFDSILTAVGLTKDLAIMVAAVVISMGIMLAFAGKISDFINRRPTMKMLALAFLILIGFMLVLEGLHQHVDKGYIYFGMAFAFVVEILNGRLRKKSDPVKLHDNVPE; this comes from the coding sequence ATGGAAGCATTCGTAGCATTTACGACCGTGGCGGGTCTGATGAGCCTGTTCACTTTGACCCTGATGGAGATTGTCCTAGGGATCGACAATATCGTATTCATCTCCATCGTCGCCGGCAAATTGCCCAAGGCCCAACAGCCTCGCGCACGGAGCATCGGGCTGCTCATGGCTCTGGCCTTTCGGATCATGCTGCTCTTCACCATCACCTGGCTGGTGGGATTGACCGAACCGCTTTTCACTTTTGACCTCTTCGGATTGCTCGAGGAACCCCTCGGTATCGGTGTCAAAGACCTCATTTTGATTGGTGGTGGCTTGTTCCTCATCGCCAAGAGTGTTTCCGAAATGCACCACAAGCTCGAAGGAGCCGAAGAGGAGCACAAGGACTCCAAGGCCGCCAAGAGCATGACATCGGTCATTCTGCAGATCGTCATGGTGGATATCGTCTTTTCCTTCGACTCCATTCTGACAGCGGTCGGTCTGACCAAGGACCTCGCCATCATGGTGGCAGCTGTCGTGATCTCGATGGGGATCATGCTCGCATTTGCAGGCAAAATCTCCGATTTCATCAACCGTCGCCCGACCATGAAGATGCTGGCATTGGCATTCCTGATCCTGATCGGATTCATGCTCGTACTGGAAGGCTTGCACCAGCATGTGGACAAAGGCTACATCTACTTCGGCATGGCATTCGCCTTCGTCGTGGAAATCCTCAATGGCCGCCTCCGCAAGAAATCTGATCCCGTCAAATTGCACGACAACGTTCCAGAATAA
- a CDS encoding TerC family protein codes for MEAFTTLAGWTSLISLTLMEIVLNIDNIVFISIIASRLPKHQQPRVRTIGLLIALGVRIGLLFTISWLMTLTDPVFTVDLWGLLAEPIGFSEKDLILLAGGLFLMGKSVSEMHQKLEGHEEARAETQSGVNQWGIIAQIVLIDMVFSVDSILTAVGLTKVLAIMIVAEVLAMTVMIAFAGPVARFINSRPTMKILALSFLILIGFMLVLEGLHQHINKGYIYFGMAFAFIVEMLNSRVRAQNDPVELHNPRLPEDS; via the coding sequence ATGGAAGCCTTCACGACCTTGGCAGGCTGGACAAGCCTGATCTCCCTGACCTTGATGGAAATCGTCCTGAACATCGACAATATCGTGTTCATTTCCATCATTGCAAGCCGTCTTCCCAAGCATCAGCAACCGAGGGTGAGGACGATTGGCCTCCTGATCGCGTTGGGGGTGCGGATTGGCTTACTGTTTACGATCTCTTGGCTGATGACCTTGACGGATCCCGTATTCACCGTGGATCTTTGGGGATTGCTGGCGGAACCGATCGGATTCAGTGAAAAGGATTTGATCCTGTTGGCGGGTGGCCTTTTCCTGATGGGCAAGAGCGTCTCGGAAATGCATCAGAAGTTGGAAGGCCATGAGGAGGCTCGGGCCGAGACCCAATCTGGTGTCAACCAGTGGGGCATTATTGCCCAGATTGTCTTGATCGACATGGTATTTTCTGTGGATTCCATCTTGACGGCGGTGGGCCTCACCAAGGTGTTGGCAATCATGATCGTGGCGGAGGTGCTGGCGATGACCGTGATGATCGCCTTTGCCGGTCCGGTGGCTCGATTCATCAATAGCCGCCCCACGATGAAGATTCTCGCACTCTCCTTTCTGATTTTGATCGGTTTTATGCTCGTGTTGGAGGGGCTCCATCAGCACATCAACAAAGGCTACATCTATTTCGGGATGGCATTCGCGTTTATTGTGGAAATGCTCAACAGTCGTGTCCGTGCACAAAATGACCCCGTGGAATTGCACAATCCTAGATTGCCGGAGGATTCGTAG
- a CDS encoding saccharopine dehydrogenase C-terminal domain-containing protein, with protein MKNILLIGAGRSATSLIQYLLKRCTETGWHLRVGDLSESLAREKIGETPVASAFRFDIFDEAQRDREIMDADLVISMLPAHFHSLPCQSCLKFGKHLLTASYVSDEIQLLDQQAREKGVLILMECGLDPGIDHMSAMRVLDQIRGAGHEINAFESFTGGLVAPQSCEGNPWEYKFTWNPRNVVLAGTGTVKFIQEGRYKYIPYHKVFRRTEIIELPEYGYFEGYANRDSLKYREVYGLESVETLYRGTLRRPGYCKTWDIFVQLGATDDSYKMEGVANMTHRQFLNSFLSYDPHNSVELKLAHYMKLDLDGQIMFRMKWLDLFEEIPVGLEEGTPAQILEHILQKKWKMEPQDQDMIVMWHKFLYEENGQMREIQSHMVIEGEDAQHTGMAKTVGLPLGIAADMILSGKIRETGVHIPVKPSIYNPILDELEKAGIKFVERQIS; from the coding sequence ATGAAGAACATCTTGTTGATCGGTGCAGGCCGATCTGCCACCTCGCTCATCCAATATCTGCTCAAACGGTGCACCGAGACAGGTTGGCACCTCCGTGTGGGGGATTTATCCGAATCTCTGGCGCGCGAAAAAATTGGAGAAACTCCTGTTGCGAGCGCATTCCGATTCGACATTTTCGACGAAGCCCAGCGCGACCGCGAGATCATGGATGCCGATCTGGTCATTTCGATGCTTCCCGCTCACTTCCATTCCCTGCCCTGCCAAAGCTGCCTGAAATTCGGCAAGCATTTGCTCACTGCCTCCTACGTTTCAGACGAAATCCAACTCCTCGACCAACAAGCCCGAGAAAAAGGGGTGCTGATCCTCATGGAATGTGGTCTCGATCCCGGAATCGATCACATGTCGGCCATGCGGGTGCTAGATCAGATTCGTGGAGCAGGCCATGAGATCAATGCATTCGAATCCTTCACCGGGGGACTTGTCGCTCCGCAAAGCTGTGAAGGCAATCCTTGGGAGTACAAATTCACGTGGAATCCCCGCAATGTCGTCCTCGCAGGTACAGGTACCGTGAAATTCATTCAGGAAGGGCGCTACAAGTACATTCCTTATCACAAGGTGTTCCGTCGGACCGAGATCATCGAATTGCCCGAATACGGATATTTCGAAGGATATGCCAATCGCGACTCTCTCAAATATCGCGAGGTCTATGGACTCGAATCTGTCGAGACCCTTTACCGTGGCACGCTTCGCCGCCCGGGATACTGCAAGACCTGGGACATTTTCGTGCAATTGGGTGCGACAGATGACTCCTACAAGATGGAAGGGGTCGCCAACATGACCCATCGCCAATTCCTCAATTCCTTCCTGAGCTACGACCCGCACAACTCCGTCGAACTCAAACTCGCCCATTACATGAAGCTCGATCTGGATGGTCAGATCATGTTTCGGATGAAGTGGCTAGACCTGTTCGAGGAGATTCCCGTGGGACTGGAAGAAGGTACCCCAGCGCAAATATTGGAGCATATCCTCCAGAAAAAATGGAAGATGGAACCACAAGATCAAGACATGATCGTGATGTGGCACAAATTCTTGTATGAGGAAAACGGCCAGATGCGCGAGATCCAATCCCACATGGTCATCGAGGGCGAGGATGCTCAGCACACGGGCATGGCCAAGACCGTCGGGCTCCCACTCGGAATTGCAGCCGATATGATCCTCTCCGGCAAGATTCGGGAAACGGGCGTACACATTCCCGTCAAGCCCTCGATCTACAACCCGATCCTCGACGAGCTCGAAAAGGCCGGCATCAAATTCGTCGAGCGCCAGATCTCCTGA